One genomic region from Drosophila subpulchrella strain 33 F10 #4 breed RU33 chromosome 2R, RU_Dsub_v1.1 Primary Assembly, whole genome shotgun sequence encodes:
- the LOC119550262 gene encoding SET domain-containing protein SmydA-8 codes for MNPCHVCEEPTKNKCSNCNQVSYCGVQHQKQDWKAHKPSCHPFKIAHNEQLGRHLVATRTIKPYEIILKEAPLVRGPAQISAPVCLGCLNSIEAEDHIECEHCGWPLCGPECKSLDEHKAECRITKDRGQKVNVQEFSGPHPLYTCLSTVRCLLIGETSPEKASKFQELESLESTRRGSNQWKADLASIGQFIPKFFKTQKFTEEEIMRAVGALQINGHEVPTTDPPHVGVFYTASFTENSCLPNLAKSFNKNGHCILWAPREIKKNAHLSICYSDAMWGTADRQRHLMQTKLFKCACERCVDVTELDTFYSAIKCEDRQCGGLMLPSKEDDWNGSWRCRECHKQVQKHYVERILERAGKDIQSMEKNVENGLKYLKHYEKWLPPQHFHMSEIKILLVQLLAKDQKELMVIPDDKLLLKLNFARELVQLYETLAPCEVRTLGTLCFELHSAIAEQTRRVALATSLSPKDRLEESLFYVEKCVNYLQYESDIFVEGHMLRQAKINRDALRMVTRIS; via the exons ATGAATCCCTGCCATGTGTGCGAGGAGCCGACGAAGAACAAGTGCTCCAACTGTAACCAGGTGTCCTACTGCGGTGTCCAGCACCAGAAGCAGGACTGGAAGGCGCACAAGCCCAGCTGCCATCCATTCAAG ATCGCCCACAATGAGCAACTGGGCCGGCATCTGGTGGCCACTCGCACCATCAAACCGTACGAGATAATCCTGAAGGAGGCGCCTTTGGTGCGGGGACCCGCCCAGATCTCAGCCCCCGTGTGCCTTGGCTGTCTCAACAGCATTGAGGCGGAGGATCACATAGAGTGCGAGCACTGCGGATGGCCACTGTGCGGACCGGAGTGCAAATCCCTGGACGAGCACAAGGCGGAGTGTCGCATCACTAAGGATCGGGGTCAAAAGGTCAACGTGCAGGAGTTCAGCGGACCCCATCCCCTCTACACGTGCTTGAGCACCGTGAGGTGCCTGCTTATTGGCGAGACCAGTCCGGAGAAGGCCAGCAAGTTCCAGGAGTTGGAGTCCCTGGAGTCCACCAGAAGGGGCTCGAACCAATGGAAGGCAGATCTGGCCAGCATTGGGCAATTTATTCCCAA GTTCTTCAAAACTCAGAAATTCACCGAGGAGGAAATTATGCGAGCAGTCGGCGCTCTCCAGATAAATGGTCATGAGGTGCCAACTACTGATCCCCCGCACGTGGGGGTCTTTTACACGGCCTCCTTCACGGAGAACTCCTGCCTGCCCAATCTGGCCAAGAGCTTCAACAAGAACGGACACTGCATTTTGTGGGCCCCGCGCGAGATCAAGAAGAATGCCCACCTGAGCATCTGCTACTCGGACGCCATGTGGGGCACCGCCGATCGCCAGCGCCATCTGATGCAGACGAAGCTCTTCAAGTGCGCCTGCGAGAGATGCGTGGATGTCACCGAACTGGACACTTTTTACAGCGCCATCAAATGCGAGGATCGCCAGTGCGGCGGACTAATGCTTCCCAGCAAGGAGGACGATTGGAACGGCAGTTGGCG CTGCCGCGAGTGCCACAAGCAGGTCCAGAAGCACTATGTAGAGCGCATTTTGGAGCGGGCTGGAAAGGATATCCAGAGCATGGAGAAGAATGTCGAAAACGGTTTAAA ATACCTTAAGCACTACGAAAAGTGGCTGCCTCCTCAGCATTTTCACATGAGTGAGATAAAAATCCTACTCGTCCAGCTCCTGGCCAAGGATCAAAAGGAGCTGATGGTTATTCCAGACGATAAGCTGCTGCTCAAGCTGAATTTCGCCAGGGAACTCGTTCAGTTGTACGAGACACTAGCGCCAT GCGAAGTTCGCACGCTCGGCACGCTTTGCTTCGAATTGCACTCGGCAATTGCCGAGCAGACCCGCCGTGTGGCACTTGCAACAAGCCTGTCGCCCAAGGATCGCCTGGAGGAGTCCTTGTTCTATGTGGAAAAGTGCGTCAACTATCTGCAATACGAGTCGGACATTTTCGTCGAAGGGCACATGCTCAGGCAGGCCAAGATCAACCGCGACGCCCTGCGCATGGTAACCAGAATCTCCTAG
- the LOC119549436 gene encoding ATP-dependent translocase ABCB1 yields the protein MTVKNGDIVKDDLNSRSQYKTNIVLSSKFEDSERDQKSFEPNKSKKKSKHDEANASDEEDGFKYEEEVKQVSYFQLFRYATNKDRGLYAIGLLSAVATGLTTPANSLIFGNLANDMIDLGGLAAGGKSYRADDDAGTLLLDKVREFSLQNTYIGIIMLVCSYLSITCFNYAAHSQILTIRSKFFRSILHQDMKWYDFNQSGEVASRMNEDLSKMEDGLAEKVVMFIHYFVSFVGSLVLAFVKGWQLSLVCLTSLPLTFIAMGLVSVATSRLAKQEVTMYAGAAVVAEGALSGIRTVKAFEGEAKELAAYRQSVIAAKLLNIKRNMFSGIGFGMLWFFIYASYALAFWYGVGLVIKGYNDPYYANYDAGTMITVFFSVMMGSMNIGMAAPYIEAFGIAKGACAKVFHIIEQIPIINPIGAGGKKLNEPLTTIEFKDVEFQYPTRPEIPILNRLNLEIHRGQTVALVGPSGCGKSTCIQLIQRFYDPQAGNLYFNGTSLKDIDINWLRSRIGVVGQEPVLFGTSIYENIRYGREDATREEIEAAAAAANAAIFIKKLPKGYDTLVGERGAQLSGGQKQRIAIARALIRDPEILLLDEATSALDTASEAKVQAALEKVSAGRTTIVVAHRLSTVRRADRIVVINKGEVVESGTHQELMELKNHYYNLVTTQLGDDDGSVLSPTGDIYKNFDIKDEDEEEIKVLSEDEDEEEVVADKKLKKKKKVKDPNEVKPMSEVMKMSKPEYLQITIGCISSVIMGCAMPIFAVLFGSILQVLSVKDNDEYVRENSNQYSLYFLIAGIVVGFATFFQIYFFGIAGERLTERLRGLMFETMMRQEVAWFDDKANGTGSLCARLSGDAAAVQGATGQRIGTIIQSISTLALGIGLSMYYEWSLGLVALAFTPFILIAFYMQRTLMAKENMGSAKTMENCTKLAVEVVSNIRTVVSLGREEMFHQSYIAMLIPAVEISKRNTHFRGIVYGLARSLMFFAYAACMYYGTWCVINRGIEFGDVFKVSQALIMGTASIANALAFAPNMQKGVSAAKTIFTFLRRQPMIVDRPGVSRDPWHSEGSVRYDKVEFSYPTRREIQVLKGLNLSVGKGQKVALVGPSGCGKSTCIQLIQRFYDVDEGATLIDERDVRDVSMTNLRNQLGIVSQEPILFDRTIRENISYGDNSRIVTDQEIISACKKSNIHEFIANLPLGYETRMGEKGAQLSGGQKQRIAIARALIRNPKIMLLDEATSALDAESEKVVQDALDAASEGRTTITIAHRLSTVVHSDVIVVLENGVVCEAGDHKQLLGNRGLYYTLYKLQSGAM from the exons ATGACCGTTAAGAACGGCGACATCGTCAAGGACGATTTAAATTCGCGTTCGCAGTACAAAACGAATATCGTCCTGAGCAGCAAATTCGAGGATTCAGAACGGGATCAAAAGAGTTT TGAGCCCAACAAATCGAAAAAGAAGTCCAAGCATGACGAGGCGAATGCGAGCGACGAGGAGGATGGCTTCAAGTACGAGGAGGAAGTGAAGCAGGTTAGCTACTTCCAGCTCTTCCGGTATGCCACCAACAAGGATCGCGGCCTCTATGCGATCGGATTGCTCTCTGCCGTGGCCACAGGCTTAACCACTCCCGCCAACAGTTTGATCTTTGGAAACCTTGCCAAT GACATGATCGACTTGGGCGGATTGGCAGCGGGGGGAAAAAGCTATCGAGCTGACGATGATGCTGGTACTTTGCTCCTGGACAAAGTGCGGGAGTTCTCCCTCCAGAACACATACATCGGCATCATTATGCTGGTGTGTTCCTATCTCTCGATCACCTGCTTCAACTATGCGGCCCACTCCCAGATCCTGACCATCCGCTCAAAGTTCTTCCGCTCCATTCTTCATCAAGACATGAAGTGGTACGACTTTAACCAGAGTGGTGAAGTGGCCAGCCGAATGAATGA GGATCTCTCCAAAATGGAAGATGGTCTGGCAGAAAAAGTGGTGATGTTCATCCATTACTTTGTTTCCTTTGTGGGATCTCTAGTCCTGGCCTTTGTAAAGGGCTGGCAGCTATCGCTGGTGTGTCTGACCAGTCTGCCGCTGACCTTCATCGCCATGGGTCTGGTGTCCGTGGCCACATCCCGTCTGGCCAAGCAGGAGGTTACCATGTACGCCGGTGCCGCCGTGGTGGCCGAAGGAGCTCTCTCCGGCATTCGCACAGTGAAAGCCTTTGAAGGAGAAGCAAAGGAATTGGCCGCGTACAGGCAAAGCGTTATTGCTGCCAAGCTCCTGAACATCAAGAGGAATATGTTCTCCGGTATCGGTTTCGGTATGCTGTGGTTCTTCATCTACGCCTCCTATGCCCTGGCTTTCTGGTACGGAGTAGGTCTGGTGATCAAGGGATACAACGATCCATATTACGCAAACTACGATGCTGGCACCATGATCACCGTGTTCTTCTCGGTCATGATGGGATCCATGAATATTGGTATGGCGGCTCCATATATTGAGGCCTTTGGAATCGCTAAGGGTGCTTGCGCTAAGGTCTTCCACATAATCGAGCAGATTCCCATTATTAATCCCATCGGTGCTGGGGGTAAAAAGTTGAACGAGCCCCTTACTACCATTGAGTTCAAGGACGTGGAGTTCCAATATCCAACGCGACCGGAGATCCCAATTCTGAATAGATTGAACTTGGAGATCCATCGTGGCCAGACGGTGGCCCTGGTGGGTCCCTCCGGCTGTGGCAAATCCACCTGCATTCAACTCATCCAGCGATTCTACGATCCCCAGGCTGGTAATCTTTACTTTAATGGTACCAGTCTCAAGGACATCGACATCAACTGGCTGCGCTCCAGGATCGGAGTGGTGGGTCAGGAGCCAGTCCTCTTTGGCACCTCAATCTACGAAAATATCCGATACGGCCGGGAGGATGCCACACGGGAGGAGATCGAGGCGGCAGCTGCAGCAGCCAATGCTGCTATTTTCATCAAGAAACTTCCCAAGGGATATGATACTCTTGTGGGCGAACGCGGAGCTCAGTTGTCTGGCGGGCAGAAGCAGAGGATAGCTATCGCTCGTGCCCTGATCCGTGACCCCGAGATCCTGCTGTTGGATGAGGCTACCTCTGCTCTGGACACCGCCAGTGAGGCTAAGGTCCAAGCTGCCCTGGAGAAAGTGAGTGCTGGAAGAACCACCATCGTGGTGGCCCATCGTTTGTCCACCGTTCGTAGGGCAGACAGGATTGTGGTGATCAACAAGGGAGAGGTGGTGGAGAGTGGAACGCACCAGGAGCTAATGGAACTGAAGAATCACTATTACAACCTGGTTACCACCCAATTGGGTGACGATGATGGCTCAGTCCTGAGTCCCACTGGTGACATCTACAAGAACTTCGATATcaaggatgaggatgaggaggaAATTAAAGTACTCAGCGAGGATGAGGATGAAGAGGAGGTGGTGGCAGACAAGAAGCTTAAGAAAAAGAAGAAGGTCAAGGACCCCAACGAGGTGAAGCCCATGTCTGAGGTGATGAAGATGAGCAAGCCGGAGTACCTGCAAATCACCATTGGCTGCATCTCGTCCGTGATCATGGGATGCGCCATGCCCATCTTTGCAGTGCTCTTCGGCAGCATCCTGCAGGTCCTCTCGGTTAAGGACAATGATGAATACGTGCGCGAGAACTCAAACCAATACAGTCTGTACTTCTTGATTGCTGGAATCGTAGTGGGCTTCGCCACGTTCTTCCAGATTTACTTCTTTGGTATCGCCGGTGAAAGGCTGACGGAACGTCTCCGAGGTCTCATGTTCGAGACGATGATGCGCCAGGAGGTGGCCTGGTTCGACGATAAGGCCAATGGTACCGGAAGCCTTTGTGCTCGACTCTCCGGAGATGCTGCTGCAGTTCAGGGA GCCACTGGTCAGCGAATTGGAACCATCATCCAATCCATTTCCACCCTCGCCTTGGGCATCGGTTTGTCCATGTACTACGAGTGGAGTCTGGGTCTGGTGGCCCTTGCCTTTACGCCCTTCATCCTGATCGCCTTCTACATGCAGCGCACCCTGATGGCCAAGGAGAACATGGGTTCTGCCAAGACCATGGAGAACTGCACCAAGCTGGCCGTCGAAGTGGTTTCCAACATTCGAACTGTGGTTTCCCTGGGTCGCGAGGAGATGTTCCACCAGAGCTACATTGCCATGCTGATCCCAGCTGTTGAG ATTTCCAAGAGGAATACCCACTTCCGAGGAATAGTCTATGGTCTAGCCCGATCCCTGATGTTCTTTGCCTATGCCGCCTGTATGTACTACGGAACGTGGTGTGTGATCAACCGAGGAATTGAGTTCGGAGATGTGTTCAA GGTTTCCCAAGCCCTCATCATGGGCACAGCCTCCATTGCCAACGCCTTGGCCTTTGCTCCTAACATGCAGAAGGGAGTTTCGGCAGCCAAGACCATCTTTACTTTCCTTCGCCGCCAGCCGATGATTGTGGACCGACCGGGAGTATCTCGCGATCCGTGGCACAGCGAAGGAAGCGTCCGCTACGACAAGGTGGAGTTTAGCTATCCCACGCGCCGAGAGATTCAGGTTCTTAAGGGCCTTAATCTGAGCGTGGGCAAGGGTCAGAAGGTGGCCCTGGTGGGTCCATCGGGTTGTGGCAAGTCCACATGCATCCAGCTCATTCAGCGATTCTACGACGTTGACGAGGGAGCTACTCTGATCGATGAGCGGGACGTTCGCGATGTTTCCATGACGAATCTGCGCAACCAACTGGGTATCGTGTCTCAGGAGCCGATCCTCTTCGATCGCACAATCAGAGAAAATATTTCCTACGGTGACAACTCGAGGATTGTGACCGATCAGGAGATCATATCCGCCTGCAAGAAGTCCAACATCCATGAGTTTATCGCCAACCTGCCATTG